Proteins encoded together in one Amphritea japonica ATCC BAA-1530 window:
- a CDS encoding Wadjet anti-phage system protein JetA family protein, with product MLFKKLPETIFVPFSGQNKHIYEAVLLDLADQFFDEDLVDPFVPKDLIRSCIEDTVVRLGVRRWEPEEGESESDRQELPRSTAEYTSRIYRRLVETGWLEEEQRIYRTFVLLSPAISYLLRTLVGINELEKRSYGGAVLNVLSSLESAIKDPAGRGITLQEAAQTAADFSAHLTDMMLGLRELKMSLAATSNPQEIVRSFFDRFVAHILVSDYKTLKTKNNPFRFRRQILTMLRDLQFDPLKVEKLAKHYQEQFELGFADAEAMVHSHINRIIRIFESVDQRLATIDDFRYRLEKRVADTVRYMDKTTPGMSSRLSRLISDVSKLDSRSIPHINTLEAAAFIAPGSVRSPVRRRVETKPRVIRPIEIDPRVLEMRQLFKEYKARREVKPENIELYVERHLLDKKKINASDFTIECIEDYICFSYLRHMRSLGKKGRGTANKYEIKFEEKYVNVADMVECRDFSIQRKV from the coding sequence ATGCTTTTTAAAAAGCTTCCCGAAACAATATTTGTGCCCTTCTCGGGACAAAATAAACATATCTATGAAGCGGTCTTGCTGGATCTGGCTGATCAGTTCTTTGATGAAGATCTGGTAGATCCGTTTGTGCCTAAAGACCTTATCCGCTCTTGTATCGAAGATACAGTTGTTCGTTTGGGTGTGCGTCGCTGGGAGCCTGAAGAGGGTGAGTCCGAAAGCGATCGACAGGAACTACCCCGTTCCACGGCTGAATATACCAGTCGGATCTATCGCCGTTTGGTTGAAACTGGCTGGTTGGAAGAAGAGCAGCGGATCTACCGTACCTTTGTTCTGTTATCGCCGGCCATTAGTTACTTGTTGCGAACGTTAGTTGGCATTAATGAGCTGGAAAAGCGAAGCTATGGCGGCGCGGTTCTGAATGTTCTTAGTTCCCTGGAATCTGCCATAAAAGACCCGGCGGGCAGGGGTATTACCCTGCAGGAGGCGGCGCAAACCGCAGCTGATTTCAGTGCTCACCTGACTGATATGATGCTGGGGTTGCGGGAATTAAAAATGAGCCTGGCTGCGACCTCTAATCCCCAAGAGATTGTACGTAGTTTCTTTGATCGCTTCGTGGCCCATATTCTTGTCTCTGACTACAAAACACTGAAAACGAAGAACAACCCGTTCCGCTTTCGCCGTCAGATTCTGACGATGCTACGTGATCTGCAATTTGATCCACTCAAAGTTGAAAAGTTAGCTAAACACTATCAGGAACAGTTTGAACTGGGTTTTGCCGACGCTGAGGCGATGGTGCACAGCCATATCAACCGTATTATTCGGATTTTTGAGTCGGTGGATCAGCGTTTAGCAACGATCGATGATTTCCGTTATCGTCTAGAGAAACGGGTTGCCGACACCGTTCGCTATATGGATAAAACGACGCCGGGCATGAGTTCTCGCCTGTCTCGTCTGATCTCCGATGTGTCGAAGCTTGATTCTCGCTCCATACCTCATATCAACACTTTGGAAGCGGCTGCTTTCATTGCGCCAGGTAGTGTGCGTTCACCGGTTCGGCGCAGGGTTGAAACCAAACCCCGGGTTATTCGGCCTATTGAGATCGATCCCCGGGTGTTGGAAATGCGCCAGCTATTCAAAGAGTACAAGGCTCGCCGGGAAGTAAAACCGGAAAATATAGAGCTCTATGTAGAACGTCATCTGCTCGATAAGAAGAAAATCAACGCGTCTGACTTCACTATTGAGTGTATCGAAGATTACATCTGCTTCAGTTACCTGCGCCACATGCGCTCACTCGGTAAGAAAGGGCGGGGTACCGCCAATAAGTATGAGATTAAGTTCGAAGAAAAATATGTCAACGTCGCGGATATGGTTGAATGTCGCGACTTCAGTATTCAGAGGAAAGTATAA
- the ycaO gene encoding 30S ribosomal protein S12 methylthiotransferase accessory factor YcaO has protein sequence MTMITGKDAPLEDSIARMSAHLQRLGFEIEEVQWLNPVPNVWSVYIQDRNCPMLFANGKGASRDAALASALGEYFERLSCNYFFADYYLGQPVAEGEFVHYPNERWFSVHDTELPEGLLDGPTRKHYNLSGELKASMLIDTNSGNRQRGICAIPFERQRNAEKVWVPVNIVGNLYVNNGMAAGNTINEARVQALSEIFERHIKNTIISSGISLPNIPQHVLDRYPSVVESIASLREHGFVVVVKDASLGGKFPLVNVTLINPADGGCYASFGAHPKFEVALVRAVTELLQGRALDSLEALPLPDFDIARVADQQNLEAHFNDSSGSVAWDLFSTETDYEFAEWNIEGGTQAEFEQLCHLIHKVDMDIYIADYEHLGMYSCRIIVPGMSEIYLVDELVWNNNNAGIDLREPLLRLSELNEEEAEALLVNIEESGFDDLQRVADIIGVLTDAATAWNTLRVGELKCLLNLQLGELEDALYWSDWIQQFGHLDKDRAVLFRCLHQCLMFRLDQERPLDEYRGLLDQIYGTQRVAAVLDMIDGNAVYSGLVSSSLALEAFNEHQNLLATYARLQRVKKSN, from the coding sequence ATGACTATGATTACCGGTAAAGATGCGCCACTGGAAGATTCTATTGCCAGAATGAGTGCGCACCTTCAGAGGCTTGGCTTTGAGATAGAAGAAGTGCAGTGGCTTAATCCGGTCCCTAATGTGTGGTCTGTCTATATTCAGGACCGTAATTGTCCTATGTTGTTTGCCAATGGTAAGGGGGCGTCACGTGATGCGGCACTTGCCAGTGCTCTGGGAGAGTATTTTGAGCGTTTGAGCTGTAACTATTTCTTTGCTGACTACTATCTTGGTCAGCCGGTTGCTGAGGGGGAGTTCGTTCATTATCCGAACGAGCGATGGTTTTCTGTGCATGATACCGAGCTGCCTGAAGGGTTGCTCGACGGACCGACCCGGAAACACTATAACCTGAGTGGTGAATTAAAAGCCTCTATGCTGATTGATACCAACTCAGGTAATCGTCAGCGGGGTATCTGTGCTATTCCGTTTGAGCGCCAACGTAATGCTGAAAAGGTATGGGTGCCGGTCAATATTGTCGGCAATCTTTATGTGAATAATGGTATGGCTGCAGGTAACACCATAAACGAAGCACGGGTGCAGGCTCTGTCTGAGATTTTTGAGCGGCATATAAAAAATACGATTATTTCTTCTGGAATTAGTCTTCCAAATATTCCCCAGCATGTGTTGGACCGTTATCCCAGCGTGGTTGAATCAATCGCTTCGCTACGTGAGCATGGGTTTGTTGTGGTGGTTAAGGATGCATCGCTAGGCGGGAAGTTCCCGTTGGTTAATGTCACACTGATCAACCCTGCAGACGGGGGGTGTTATGCTTCATTCGGTGCGCATCCTAAGTTTGAAGTGGCATTAGTACGCGCGGTGACTGAGTTGTTGCAGGGGCGGGCACTGGATAGCCTGGAGGCGTTACCACTTCCAGACTTTGATATCGCCAGAGTGGCAGATCAGCAGAACCTGGAGGCGCATTTCAACGATTCTAGCGGCTCAGTCGCCTGGGATCTGTTTTCAACGGAAACGGATTATGAGTTTGCTGAGTGGAATATAGAGGGGGGGACGCAGGCTGAATTTGAACAGCTGTGCCATCTGATCCACAAAGTCGATATGGATATCTATATTGCTGATTATGAACACTTGGGGATGTATAGCTGTCGAATTATAGTGCCGGGTATGTCCGAGATCTATCTGGTTGATGAACTGGTCTGGAACAATAACAATGCCGGTATTGATCTGCGTGAACCCTTGTTGCGTTTGTCTGAATTGAATGAAGAAGAAGCGGAAGCGTTGCTGGTCAATATTGAGGAAAGTGGTTTTGATGATCTGCAGCGGGTTGCCGACATAATCGGTGTTTTGACTGACGCTGCAACTGCCTGGAACACATTGCGGGTAGGTGAGTTAAAATGCTTATTAAACTTACAGCTCGGTGAACTGGAAGACGCGTTGTACTGGAGTGACTGGATCCAGCAGTTTGGTCATCTGGATAAAGACAGAGCGGTATTGTTCCGTTGCTTGCATCAGTGTCTGATGTTCCGCTTAGATCAAGAACGGCCCCTGGATGAGTATAGGGGGCTGTTGGATCAAATATACGGTACTCAACGGGTCGCAGCTGTATTAGATATGATTGATGGGAACGCGGTATATAGCGGTCTGGTTAGTTCTTCGCTGGCATTAGAGGCTTTCAATGAGCATCAGAATCTATTAGCGACTTATGCTCGACTGCAAAGGGTTAAAAAAAGTAACTGA
- a CDS encoding DUF4194 domain-containing protein, with product MLGDLQKIIGRSDQYQEEDFVHAANMLLVNQFIYAERSGHRDSYFLVASHVDYFTNLFAAIGWSLIYQPDEAYLGILPKGEERFMRLKLDESLFLLCLRQQYEQKLEAFDVEAGRAYITSNDLLTLYENLTGREIPNETRLKELLSLFSRHGIIERGKPHETDPKNIPLTINPAIRQVVVEDFIGQLEALCEEQDDGDSVSGAVEAGSADEAVIAPEAPSEVMPETPATEPTDAVIDEPAPEETN from the coding sequence ATGCTGGGTGATCTGCAGAAAATCATCGGTCGCAGTGATCAGTATCAGGAAGAAGATTTCGTTCATGCCGCCAATATGCTGCTGGTGAATCAATTTATCTATGCTGAGCGCTCCGGCCATCGGGATAGTTACTTTCTGGTCGCTTCTCATGTGGATTACTTTACTAATCTGTTTGCTGCTATCGGCTGGTCGCTGATTTATCAGCCAGATGAAGCTTATTTAGGCATATTGCCAAAAGGTGAAGAGCGCTTCATGCGCTTAAAGCTGGATGAGTCGTTGTTTCTGCTCTGCTTGCGTCAGCAGTATGAACAGAAGCTGGAAGCATTTGATGTGGAGGCCGGTCGGGCCTATATCACCTCTAATGACCTGCTAACACTCTATGAAAACCTCACCGGTCGTGAGATACCGAACGAAACCCGTTTGAAAGAGCTGCTGTCGTTGTTTAGTCGGCATGGAATTATCGAGCGGGGCAAGCCTCATGAAACAGACCCTAAAAATATTCCGTTAACGATTAACCCTGCGATTCGCCAGGTGGTTGTGGAAGATTTTATCGGTCAGCTAGAAGCCTTGTGCGAAGAGCAGGATGACGGCGACTCGGTCTCGGGTGCAGTGGAAGCGGGTTCTGCGGATGAGGCAGTAATTGCGCCTGAAGCTCCTTCGGAGGTGATGCCAGAAACACCAGCTACCGAGCCAACAGACGCCGTGATAGATGAGCCTGCACCGGAGGAGACAAACTGA
- a CDS encoding SbcC/MukB-like Walker B domain-containing protein, translated as MKQLNRMVLVNWYVLGAVEIPIKGNVAIVGPNGSGKSSLLDAIQTVLMGGNKKYLSFNASAGDKSERSLRTYCLGFMDDMGKKENSRQDSVSYIALSFFDTETGKETCVGLAISASLSSPEEDVLGRFILPDFSVSLEDFTDKQDGGRLPKEWPVVRESLLKQCPDMKLEKRANRFIRELVTELSYDPQMPNDDDKFVKNFRNALKFVPINSPTRFIREFVLDENIVHVGGFRKSLDEYRAMEEKTREVANRIGELEKVQEQCKGIDRNVKNSVEYEWVVHETRFEHADLKKEEAEERLELNQEKETTLQSDLEAKSEELNQTMQSLANTRAELNNTDSAHKVKALENSIDARSHELGVVKEKIQHVYSLLRSAVSFANYQQYLPESFIPVVKDSVELWRSGEDMMAEAWPLAPVDVDNNLKQLKDSVDGVRREIARRFEASVIRMNELRSEIQSQKSAVEQLKEGRAPLRRNTRELMQLLKDYGIESTPICELVDINDEKWRIAIESFLGARREALIVDPDRVKEAITLYRRKGRHLKGCRVVNTTKSHEWVNRSKPGSLAQFVDCQGEDALGYMNRALGGVMAVETESELIRQERALTYDCMLQTEGTTTSIREEAPMMGSGGGRRQHQLQQQDRQVDQMMAEFSALNKDHEALDSLRENLIRMTAALTGVTERTFDLVNQREMLQSEIDGYRQGITDLRNQDDTGIQQRIAELVEAQKAAQDTQKKLMDKLQSTRTSLIKDNASLEVLDNELEEHAAARSKCEADANFDAQSAQEKRDYMDESCSGDLDRIIFESAKKAQSELGLVERKKNIVRDGVAQYKARYHGSGLSHQELDKVDEDSTHEQLAEFVDHTIQSLRDSELAEYTEKAERARLEAETSFRSDFVAHLKDQIEKIKELIRELNAHLKNRPFHREMYSFEMMPNPELKDILELVEAYTRMDQANVGSLFDMQFDEKRPHQDALTKIHEVLKDEGESSLLQDYRNFYNFELVVKDVEGNRKTTLTQRIKTGSGGEHQVPFYVAIAAAMGATYRLRDSADGVTLGGISLSVFDEAFNKLDAENTVTSLGFMSDLGLQTLIAAPDDKYSLMATTMDTIINVCRDGRVVDIDVEFPTQNGKALLNSDNPYRLIDRSEGESSAEDVEGLLPA; from the coding sequence ATGAAACAGCTCAATAGAATGGTGCTGGTTAACTGGTATGTGTTGGGTGCGGTAGAGATCCCGATTAAAGGTAATGTGGCTATTGTAGGGCCGAATGGGTCGGGTAAATCCTCTTTGCTGGATGCCATACAGACGGTGTTGATGGGGGGGAATAAAAAATACCTTAGCTTTAACGCCAGTGCGGGTGATAAAAGTGAGCGTAGTTTGCGTACTTATTGTCTGGGTTTTATGGATGATATGGGTAAGAAAGAAAACTCCCGACAGGATTCTGTTAGTTATATCGCATTGAGTTTTTTTGATACTGAGACGGGCAAAGAGACCTGTGTTGGTCTGGCCATTAGTGCGTCGCTTTCTTCACCGGAGGAGGATGTATTAGGGCGCTTTATCCTGCCTGACTTTTCCGTCTCTCTGGAGGACTTTACCGATAAGCAGGACGGTGGTCGTTTGCCAAAAGAGTGGCCAGTGGTACGGGAAAGCTTATTGAAGCAATGCCCTGACATGAAGTTGGAGAAACGCGCGAATCGCTTTATCCGTGAGTTGGTGACTGAGCTAAGTTATGACCCTCAGATGCCAAATGATGATGATAAGTTCGTTAAAAACTTTCGTAACGCACTTAAATTTGTCCCGATTAATAGCCCGACACGCTTTATCCGTGAGTTTGTTCTGGATGAAAATATTGTCCATGTGGGGGGCTTCCGTAAGTCTCTCGATGAATACCGGGCGATGGAAGAAAAAACCCGTGAAGTCGCGAATCGCATTGGTGAGCTTGAAAAAGTTCAGGAGCAGTGTAAAGGGATCGATCGTAATGTGAAAAATTCGGTTGAGTATGAGTGGGTGGTTCACGAAACCCGATTTGAGCATGCTGATCTGAAAAAAGAGGAAGCAGAAGAGCGCCTCGAATTAAATCAGGAGAAAGAAACCACGCTACAGTCTGATCTTGAAGCGAAGAGCGAAGAGCTTAATCAGACGATGCAGTCCTTGGCGAATACCCGGGCTGAGCTGAATAACACCGACAGTGCGCATAAGGTGAAGGCGCTGGAAAACTCAATTGATGCGCGTTCTCATGAGTTGGGTGTTGTTAAAGAGAAAATTCAGCATGTTTATTCGCTGCTCCGTTCAGCGGTAAGTTTTGCGAACTATCAGCAATACCTGCCGGAGAGTTTTATCCCGGTGGTTAAGGATTCCGTTGAACTCTGGCGCTCCGGCGAAGATATGATGGCTGAGGCATGGCCTCTGGCGCCGGTGGATGTGGATAACAATCTTAAGCAATTAAAAGATTCGGTGGACGGTGTGCGCCGGGAGATTGCGCGCCGCTTTGAAGCGTCGGTTATCCGTATGAACGAGCTGCGCAGCGAAATACAAAGTCAGAAAAGTGCCGTGGAGCAGTTGAAAGAGGGGCGGGCGCCGTTGCGTCGTAATACCCGTGAGCTGATGCAGCTGCTGAAAGACTATGGTATTGAATCTACCCCAATCTGTGAGTTGGTGGATATCAACGATGAGAAATGGCGTATTGCGATTGAAAGTTTCCTTGGTGCACGCCGCGAAGCTCTTATTGTTGATCCCGACCGGGTTAAAGAAGCGATCACGCTTTACCGGCGTAAAGGTCGTCACCTGAAAGGTTGTCGGGTGGTTAACACCACTAAGAGCCATGAATGGGTCAACCGGTCAAAGCCAGGTTCGCTGGCGCAGTTTGTGGATTGCCAGGGTGAAGACGCTTTGGGCTACATGAATCGCGCTCTGGGCGGTGTGATGGCGGTAGAAACTGAAAGCGAACTGATTCGCCAAGAGCGGGCGCTGACCTATGACTGCATGTTGCAGACTGAAGGAACAACGACCTCAATCCGCGAAGAAGCGCCGATGATGGGCAGTGGTGGTGGCCGTCGTCAGCATCAGCTGCAACAGCAGGATCGTCAGGTTGATCAGATGATGGCTGAGTTCAGCGCGTTGAACAAAGATCATGAAGCGCTGGATAGTCTGAGAGAAAACCTGATCCGTATGACCGCAGCGCTGACCGGCGTGACCGAGCGGACGTTTGATCTGGTTAATCAGCGTGAGATGCTGCAATCGGAGATTGACGGCTATCGTCAGGGTATTACTGACCTGCGTAATCAGGATGATACGGGCATTCAGCAGCGTATTGCTGAGTTGGTTGAGGCGCAAAAAGCGGCTCAGGATACTCAGAAGAAACTGATGGATAAGCTACAATCTACCCGCACCAGCCTGATTAAAGATAATGCGTCTCTTGAAGTGTTGGATAATGAGCTGGAAGAACATGCTGCAGCGCGCTCTAAGTGTGAAGCTGATGCTAATTTTGATGCTCAGTCTGCTCAGGAAAAGCGGGATTATATGGATGAGTCCTGTTCCGGTGATCTGGATCGGATCATTTTTGAGTCGGCTAAGAAAGCACAGTCTGAGTTGGGGCTGGTGGAGCGAAAGAAAAATATTGTCCGGGATGGGGTTGCTCAATACAAGGCGCGCTATCACGGTTCTGGCCTGAGTCATCAGGAGTTGGATAAGGTTGATGAAGATTCAACCCATGAGCAACTGGCTGAGTTTGTTGATCATACGATTCAATCGTTGCGTGACAGTGAGCTGGCTGAATATACCGAGAAGGCTGAGCGGGCACGGCTGGAAGCAGAAACTTCATTCCGTTCCGATTTTGTTGCTCACTTGAAGGATCAGATTGAGAAAATTAAAGAGTTGATTCGGGAGTTGAATGCTCACTTGAAAAACCGTCCTTTCCACCGGGAAATGTACAGTTTTGAAATGATGCCTAACCCAGAGCTCAAAGATATTCTGGAACTAGTCGAAGCCTATACCCGAATGGATCAGGCTAATGTTGGCTCGCTGTTCGACATGCAATTTGATGAGAAACGTCCCCATCAGGATGCGCTGACGAAGATCCATGAAGTGCTGAAGGATGAGGGTGAAAGTAGCCTGTTACAGGATTACCGTAACTTTTATAACTTTGAGCTGGTGGTGAAAGATGTTGAGGGTAATCGCAAAACGACGCTGACACAGCGGATTAAGACTGGCTCTGGTGGTGAGCATCAGGTGCCGTTTTACGTTGCCATTGCTGCTGCGATGGGTGCGACTTATCGGCTGCGTGATAGCGCCGACGGCGTTACGCTGGGTGGTATTAGCTTATCTGTATTCGATGAGGCATTTAACAAGCTGGATGCTGAAAACACCGTTACCTCCCTTGGGTTTATGAGTGATCTGGGGCTGCAGACGCTGATTGCTGCGCCGGATGATAAGTATTCACTGATGGCAACGACGATGGATACTATTATCAATGTCTGCCGGGATGGTCGGGTTGTGGATATTGATGTGGAGTTTCCAACCCAGAATGGTAAAGCGCTACTGAACTCTGATAACCCTTATCGATTGATTGACCGATCAGAAGGGGAGTCGAGTGCAGAAGATGTTGAAGGGTTATTGCCCGCTTAA